The genome window ACACTTTGACCACCCACCTTCACACCAAATGCATGAGCCGCATCATACACTGTTCGTATCTTATATTTTTCTGCCAGTGCCGCAATAGCATCAACATCGCAGGGGTTGCCGAAAACATGCACCGGCACAAGGGCGGAGGTATTGGGCGTAATAAGGGCTTCGGCTTTTTCGGGGTCCATGGTATAGGTGCTGGGGTCAATATCGGCAAAAATGGGGTGGATATTGTTGGTGACAAGGGAACTGGTGGTGGCAACAAAAGAAAAGGGGCTTGTCACGGCAAAGTCTGTTACCCCCAGGGCGCGATAGGCTATTTCCAGTGCGACGGTTCCGTTGGAAACCAGAACAAGGTTTTGCACTCCAAGATATTCACACAGCCGTTCTTCAAGACGGCGTACCATGGAGCCGTTATTGGTGATCCAGTGGTTTTCGTAAATCTCATCAACATATTTCTTAAACTTTTTTTTATCGGGGAGGTAGGTCTTTGTTACGTGAATCACGACAGCTCCTCCCGGGCACCGTACATGCTCTCATAATAATGCTGATAATCGCCGCTGACCACCTCACGCACCCATTTTTGGTTTTCTAGGTACCAGCGGATGGTCTTTTCAATACCCACTTCAAAGGATGTCTCGGGATACCATCCCAATTCCTTCTTTATTTTGGCCGGGTCAATGGCGTAGCGCGCATCATGGCCGAGGCGATCCTGCACAAAGGTAATGAGGGATTCGTTAATGTGGGCATGATCGGTGGTAAGCACCTGTTGATAGGCGGGGTTTTCCTCCATGAGTCGTGCCACCGTGGAGATAATCAGTTTCACTATGGTGATATTTTGTGCTTCGTTATGTCCGCCCACATTATACACCTCGCCGGGCCGCCCCTTCTGCACCACCAGATCAATGGCCCGGGCATGGTCTTCCACGTAGAGCCAGTCGCGCACATTGCGACCGTCACCGTACACGGGGAGTTTTTTCCCTTCAAGGACATTCTTAATCATGAGGGGAATCAGCTTTTCGGGGAAATGGCAGGGGCCGTAATTATTTGAACAGCGGGTGATATTTACGGGGAGGTGAAAGGTGTCTGCATAGGACTGCACCAGCAGATCCGCCGAGGCCTTGCTTGCCGAATAGGGTGAGTGTGGATCAAGGGGGGTGTCTTCGGTGAAAAAATCAGCCCCGAAGATGGTGCCAAACTCCTCATGATCCCTTCCCTCGGGGTAGGTTTGGGCAAGGGAGCCGTACACCTCATCCGTGGAGACCTGAAGGAATTTCACCCCCGTGCGGTAGGTGGGATATCCCTGCCCGTCCCGCCCTGTTTTCCAGGCATGGACGGCACACTCCAGAAGGGTTTGGGTGCCCAAGATATTTGTTTCGAGAAATATCTGCGGATTTTCGATTGAGCGATCCACATGGGATTCGGCGGCAAAATTCACCACATGGGTGATCCCGTGGGTGAGAAAAATATGGGAAACCAGCTCTTCATTGCCAATGTCTCCCTTGTAAAAGGTCACCCGGGGGTCCTTAATCTCCCCGGCAATGGTGCCAAGATTTCCCGCATAGGTGAGCTTATCAAGGACTGCAACGGTGATGTTATCGTGTTTTTTAAGAATATGCTTCAGGTAGTTTGCCCCGATAAAGCCGGCAGCCCCCGTGACAAGATAGCTATACATGGTAGACTCCTTCAAGGATATCGCGCAGGTTGTCCGCATAACGGGTTTTTCCCAGACGGTCAATCTGGGTCTTCAGCTCTGCATCGGTAATCCACCCCTGCCCATGGGCGATCTCTTCGGGGCTGGAAATCATCAAGCCCTGACGGTGCTGAATAGTCTGGACAAAGTTTGCCGCCTCAAGGAGGGCGTCGTGGGTTCCCGTGTCAAACCAGCTCATGCCGCGCCCCAGATTTTTGCACCGAAGACTTCCCTCCTCAAGATATTTTTGGTTCAGGGAGGTTATTTCCAGCTCTCCCCGTGGAGAGGGCTCTATTTCATGGGCTTTTTTCACGGCGGTTTCGTCGTAAAAATACAGGCCCGGGATGGCATAGTTTGATTTGGGTTTCTCCGGTTTTTCCTCCAGGGAGAGTACCTGTCCGTCTGTGTCAAATTCCACCACGCCGTAGCTATTGGGATTTTTCACAAAATAGCCGAAGATGGTGGCTCCCTCCGAA of Chitinivibrio alkaliphilus ACht1 contains these proteins:
- the rfbB gene encoding dTDP-glucose 4,6-dehydratase, encoding MYSYLVTGAAGFIGANYLKHILKKHDNITVAVLDKLTYAGNLGTIAGEIKDPRVTFYKGDIGNEELVSHIFLTHGITHVVNFAAESHVDRSIENPQIFLETNILGTQTLLECAVHAWKTGRDGQGYPTYRTGVKFLQVSTDEVYGSLAQTYPEGRDHEEFGTIFGADFFTEDTPLDPHSPYSASKASADLLVQSYADTFHLPVNITRCSNNYGPCHFPEKLIPLMIKNVLEGKKLPVYGDGRNVRDWLYVEDHARAIDLVVQKGRPGEVYNVGGHNEAQNITIVKLIISTVARLMEENPAYQQVLTTDHAHINESLITFVQDRLGHDARYAIDPAKIKKELGWYPETSFEVGIEKTIRWYLENQKWVREVVSGDYQHYYESMYGAREELS
- the rfbA gene encoding glucose-1-phosphate thymidylyltransferase RfbA; the protein is MKGIILAGGSGTRLYPITQAISKQITPVYDKPMIYYPLSTLMLAGIRDILIISTPQDLPTFERLLGSGNQFGLNLAYSVQEEPRGLAEAILIGESFIAGEKCALILGDNLFYGYGFGSILKRACTLSEGATIFGYFVKNPNSYGVVEFDTDGQVLSLEEKPEKPKSNYAIPGLYFYDETAVKKAHEIEPSPRGELEITSLNQKYLEEGSLRCKNLGRGMSWFDTGTHDALLEAANFVQTIQHRQGLMISSPEEIAHGQGWITDAELKTQIDRLGKTRYADNLRDILEGVYHV